From a single Pleurodeles waltl isolate 20211129_DDA chromosome 8, aPleWal1.hap1.20221129, whole genome shotgun sequence genomic region:
- the SMIM11 gene encoding small integral membrane protein 11, protein MPEMNWKVLDNFPLLMYILAAKTLLLCLAFAGAKIYQRKRVEAKLKKEQEEKHKKAAEAAEKKEH, encoded by the exons ATGCCGGAGATGAACTGGAAG GTTTTGGATAATTTTCCATTGTTGATGTACATTTTGGCTGCCAAGACCTTACTCCTGTGCTTAGCCTTTGCTGGTGCAAAAATTTACCAACGTAAAAGAGTTGAAGCAAAACTAAAAAAAGAGCAAGAGGAGAAGCACAAGAAAGCAGCTGaagcagcagagaagaaggaacacTGA